From a single Flavobacteriales bacterium genomic region:
- the rpsE gene encoding 30S ribosomal protein S5, with product MASTGVKKVKSSDIELKDKLVAINRVTKVTKGGRNFGFSAIVVVGDGNGVVGHGLGKANEVATAISKGIDDAKKNLVKVPIVNGTVPHKQEAKYSGAFVMIKPASHGTGVIAGGAMRAVFESVGIKNVLAKSKGSSNPHNVVKAT from the coding sequence ATGGCAAGTACAGGTGTAAAAAAGGTAAAGTCGAGTGATATCGAATTGAAAGATAAACTCGTAGCGATTAATCGTGTTACCAAAGTAACTAAGGGTGGTAGAAATTTCGGATTTTCAGCTATTGTAGTAGTTGGAGATGGAAATGGTGTTGTTGGTCATGGTTTGGGTAAAGCTAATGAGGTGGCAACGGCAATTTCTAAAGGAATTGACGATGCTAAGAAAAACCTTGTTAAAGTGCCGATTGTAAATGGTACTGTACCTCATAAACAAGAAGCTAAATATTCTGGAGCGTTTGTTATGATTAAACCAGCTTCTCATGGTACAGGTGTTATTGCAGGTGGTGCGATGAGAGCAGTATTTGAAAGTGTTGGAATTAAGAATGTGTTAGCAAAATCAAAAGGTTCGTCTAATCCACATAATGTTGTTAAAGCTACT